The DNA region atctctaaattttttaacaaCGAATAACTGTTAATAACGAACAATATTTACCCATTATTGTTACcctacatataaaaaatatttttgccTACTCAGGCTGGTAGCCTTGTACATTGTTCTGTGTTTGTGACATATGAATTTGACTTACAATCAGAAGCTTAGATCTCTAAGTTAGTCTAGCTCTGCATTTTTGCTACCATGGATATGATTTCTAGTTGATCATTGCTAATTATTGGTGCATTTTTGTTGAAACTTGGGTGGATGCGGAGGGAGCGGACAGATTATTatgaattttctaaataaaaagaagaatatgcGTCTGTTTTTGTTGTGCTCGTATCCATCAGTGGTatgctaattaattaattcattcatatttctTGTCAATGGCAGCATGAAGCATGTGCCTGGTTTCATCGAGCAAGCAGAGGCGCTCAAGTCAAAGGGTGTTGATGAAATCTTGTGCATCAGTGGTACTTTACtttgtaaattatattattgtctTGCAATTTCATACTAGTGcggaattaataaattaattattaagttttgaaATTACAGTGAATGACCCATTTGTGATGAAAGCTTGGGCCAAGACATATCCTGAAAACAAGCATGTGAAGTTCCTTGCCGATGGTTCAGGAACCTACACCCATGCCCTTGGCCTCGAACTGGACCTCACTGAGAAAGGGCTCGGTGTGCGCTCCCGCAGGTTTGCGCTGCTTGTTGAAGATCTGAAAGTGAAGGCTGCAAACATTGAATCCGGTGGTGAATTCACTGTTTCAAGTGCTGAGGATATTCTCAAGGCTCTATGATCTGATCTGTGCTATTTTCTAATAAACTATGTTGCTTTTGTGCTTCACAATGTCCTTTGGTAGTTGAAATGATCTAAGTTAATAAACTTTCTACCtttacctaaattaaaatgatttatctgctattattttttttatactttttttcttctatcaaattttattttttaattccatCTAAATGCGCTTTACATTTAAGCGGGATCAGGTTGTCATGCTAGTTtgtctttaattaaaattttttattaaaatttaaaaaacaaataaaggtattttaatatattattgatcatttgattgatgtgaaaaaaaattgtattattaaaattaacattaaccGTTGTAACTATAAAACAAAGGTAAAAATTAACGACAtacatacaaaataatttttttaaaattatttcaatcatAAATAGTCGTTAAAAATTGAAACAAGTAAAAACACACCAGAACATTCTACAAACCTTAGAATTTATTTTTCGCAtactttctttttaaatttaggaaGTTAGTACAATTCTAATAATCATAATacgatttaatttataaatgtgagGTGATAATTGATTAGGTAATATTTAATCTATTAGATGGGTTCTTAAAATTTGAGTTATCTTTtgacactagtagaaaaaggtcttctgtaacgactgctagtaacggcgttcgaacgcccttactaatattttttatcagtaacggctataataaaccgttactattataactacattagtaacggttatataaaccgttacagataggtCCTCATTTAAAGTTTTTGGTGAGagctttcagtaacggtttccTTCAAACGCCGTTACTAATAGCATATCTATAACGGTTTTCAAGAAAACTGTTACAGATAGTGAGCCGTCTTTTCTTATTCTCTTCTACTATCTGTAACGCTTAtagagaaaaccgttacagatagggcgtcaattaaaaattttctctcctagtatcagtaacggcttttgaagaaaaccgttactgatagcatatctgtaacggttttcaagaaaaccgttacagatagtgagccgtcttttcatcttctcttctactatctgtaacggttatagagaaaaccgttacagataggtTCTCAGTTAAAAGTTTTCTCTgctagtatcagtaacggcttttgaagaaaatcgttactgatagtgtatctgtaacggttattctaaaaaccgttacagatagtgaTTAATAACTCCCGCGagttctttttcttttccttctttctttctttctttctttctttctatcttCTTCCGTTTTCTTCCGCGCTCAGCCCGCAACTGCCGCCTGCATAGTAATCCGTCGTCGCCGGTAGAAGACGCCGATCATCCGCCGCAATCAGGTAAGTTCCGTCTTCTCTTTTCTCCCTCTACTCCCTCTTCTCTGTTCTTCGCTGCCTGCTGTCTACAATCGCAATCCGCAATTGGAGATTTCTACAATCAACGCCGCTGTCTCAATCAGGTATTTACATTGAGATTTCTTGTATACAAGTATTTTATATCTCTTTTGTGCATTGAGATTTCAGTTTAATTTCAGGAGCCGAATGCATTGTAgctaaatatttgattttggaCTATTTCCTCATCCTGCGTACCGATTGCATTATAACCAAAGGTAAATGGTAGTATTATTAGTTATACATGTTTTTTCTTGGGGAAAGTTGTTTACTACCATTTTAGTAATTGAGTAGGTCTTCCGTTTTCTAAACCTGTATAATGATAAATCTGTTCATAATCTTCTTCTGGTAGAAGAAGTAGTGTCCTTCCTGTCTACACTTTAATATGTACTTGCCTATGTTATAAGGTGaccatttataatatatatgatcataACTTGGTTTATAGGTTCTTGGTGGAGCGATTGGTTGGAGAACATATTGATCTTGTCTCAAAATTGGACAAATTGGAAGCCTGGTAtgttattattgatttttaatatgaaGCATAATCACTTGaaaagattaattatatttgtttctattGCTGATTTGTTAATAGAAGTTGAATTTGGTGTATAAATCAATGCATGTGGGTTGATTTTTCTACCATCCAGTATCTGTTCATTCGTGATAAAAATCAACACTGAAGCTTATATGGAGTTTAAATCATCATCTTACTTACTCTTGATAAATTGAAAGTCAACCCACATGGTCTTCGaactaattctaattttaaagcatttttgttttaattgtttCTAACTAGTCTTTATCTGATAGATCTATAAA from Impatiens glandulifera chromosome 5, dImpGla2.1, whole genome shotgun sequence includes:
- the LOC124940282 gene encoding peroxiredoxin-2B-like, coding for MAPITVDESIPDGTLAYFDENDQLQEISIHSLASGKKIIIFAVPGAFTPTCSMKHVPGFIEQAEALKSKGVDEILCISVNDPFVMKAWAKTYPENKHVKFLADGSGTYTHALGLELDLTEKGLGVRSRRFALLVEDLKVKAANIESGGEFTVSSAEDILKAL